Proteins encoded in a region of the Cheilinus undulatus linkage group 8, ASM1832078v1, whole genome shotgun sequence genome:
- the ggctb gene encoding gamma-glutamylcyclotransferase b isoform X1, with amino-acid sequence METAPVRRRRSSKETPPDLSDAMKNLHLESESFIKSHDGREQRMRQIVDELKTISDEVKEEQMIVYMLRASSYAVIGGIVLMVTAAVAGLTGGAGGALLALIVGVLLAVIAAGAGLLTAFTETVPTGRAALGTALAGAAAAGALLGGAVKGTILLLITAVLLAVVAAGAGVATAAGAAREEARKVILALGAAAGGDVGDDAFMILCGASVVVAAVAVVVAVATAAGAVLALIVGADLAVGAVSGLAGTVGAIIAIVGVTALITDTVITTFIEKGGADRVEGLVKELMQNVEPLKKNLEEMEKMLQKIQTDSGQESQQKEVIMAPLRSAVALIQTIRDMLTILNTIRVTPSPDAEEELRKSIIKSAEQSKEVTDSFTKMKLGLKQRASETTPEQ; translated from the coding sequence ATGGAGACCGCACCAGTGAGGAGAAGGAGATCTAGTAAAGAAACTCCTCCTGATCTTTCTGATGCCATGAAAAACCTCCATTTAGAATCAGAGTCATTCATAAAGTCACATGATGGCAGAGAGCAAAGGATGAGGCAGATTGTAGATGAGCTGAAGACGATCTCTGATGAAGTGAAAGAGGAGCAAATGATAGTTTATATGCTCCGAGCCTCAAGTTATGCTGTTATTGGGGGGATAGTCTTAATGGTAACAGCAGCAGTGGCAGGACTaacaggaggagcaggaggagcattGCTGGCACTAATAGTAGGAGTGCTGCTAGCAGTAATAGCAGCAGGAGCAGGTCTGCTAACAGCTTTCACAGAAACAGTACCCACAGGAAGAGCAGCACTAGGAACAGCACtagcaggagcagcagcagcaggagcgtTGCTAGGAGGAGCTGTAAAAGGCACAATACTGCTGCTAATAACAGCAGTGCTACTAGCAGTAGTAGCAGCAGGAGCAGGAGTAGCTACAGCCGCAGGAGCAGCAAGAGAAGAGGCAAGGAAAGTCATCCTAGCCTTAGgggcagcagcaggaggagatgTAGGAGACGATGCATTCATGATACTCTGTGGAGCATCAGTAGTAGTGGCagcagtagcagtagtagtagcagtggctacagcagcaggagcagtgCTAGCCCTCATAGTAGGAGCAGATCTGGCAGTAGGAGCGGTATCAGGACTAGCAGGAACAGTGGGAGCCATCATAGCAATAGTTGGAGTCACTGCTCTTATCACTGACACTGTCATCACAACATTCATAGAGAAAGGAGGTGCAGATCGAGTAGAAGGCCTGGTGAAAGAGTTAATGCAGAATGTTGAACCACTCAAGAAGAACCTGGAAGAAATGGAGAAGATGCTTCAGAAAATTCAGACTGATTCAGGACAAGAGTCTCAGCAGAAGGAAGTAATCATGGCACCGCTAAGATCCGCCGTAGCTCTCATTCAGACAATCAGAGATATGCTGACGATCCTGAACACCATCAGGGTCACTCCGAGCCCCGATGCAGAAGAGGAACTGAGAAAGTCCATCATAAAGTCAGCTGAGCAGAGCAAGGAGGTCACTGATAGTTTCACTAAGATGAAACTGGGACTGAAACAGAGAGCCAGTGAAACAACACCAGAGCAGTGA